AAGCCTGCTGCAAGGTCTCCTCATGATATGTTTGCAGTTTTGGCGAGCGGTGCCGACTGAGAGGCGACCGGCGTATGGACTGGTTCTGTTTCTGGCGTGTCTGGTAATGCTTTCGGCGGTCAGGAACGGCTATGCCGATAGTCCCGTGCCGCTGAAAATAGTGGCCTTCGGAACATCCTTGACGGCGCGGGGGGGATGGCAGCCTGCCCTTGAGACAGAGCTTGCAGCCTGCCTGCAGAAGCCGGTGAAGGTCGAGAGCGTTGCAAAAAGCGGTGAAACGTCACTATGGGCTCTGACCCAGATTGATCGCGTCGTTGCCGAGCAGCCGGATATCATCCTGATTGAGCTCTACGCCAATGATGCGACATTGCATCGGTTCGTGTCGCTTGCACAAAGCCGAAAGAATATCGGCGACATCCTCGACCAGCTTCAGAAGCGCCTGCCGCAAGCGCGGATCATCGTCATGGCCATGAATCCGTTTTCAGGATTGCGTGGGCTGATCCGTCCCTTTGTCGACAGTTACGTCTCTGCACATCAGGCGGAGGCGCAAAAACGTGGTCTGGAGTTTGTCGACCACCGGCCCAATTGGGAGCGTCTGACGCCGGATGATCTGGCCACGGCAATTCCTGATGGCGCGCATCCTCTGCCCGACATAGCCTCCAAAATCATTGCGCCTGAGCTTGTCAAACGTATCGCCGGCAACAATTGCGGAGAATGAAAATTCGCTGGTAAGCGTCAAAGGCTATGACGGCTCTCGGGGTCAGACTGCCGTAATATAGTTTTTCAGGTAGGTGACCAGTGAAGCCCGACCGGCTTCCGACGAATCTTCGTGAGATGGGCTATCCAGCTCTTCAAGCAGATAGTTCCGGAGATCGTCATCGGTGTGTGCGACATAGATGCCCGGCCGGCCCACGAGCTGGCTCACCGTGGCGAGCTGATGATCGTTTCGGTGCTCGCCGAGAGCCGCCTGTCGGGGAACGAGAATGATCGGCTTTCCAAAACGCTTGGCCGTAAGCACGGTGCCAATTCCCGCATGAGAGACGATGACACTTGCATCGCGAAAGACGTTGTCAAAGTCCTTGGGCTCGATATTCTTGATCCATTTCATATTCTGTGGCGTGTAGGTGCCCTTGCCGATCTGCGCCAGAACCGGTTTCGACAGTTCGTTTGCGAAGGTGTCGACAGCCTTGACGAGGCGATCAAACGGCAGCTGCGTTCCGACGGTGACAAGGATCAAAGGACAGCTCCTGCGTAGTGGGGGCCATCCGGCCTCGACAGATGTTGCCATTGCGTGAGCCAGAGCGTCGCAATATGGCCGGCCAATTTACCCGATAGGGACAGCTTCTCGACATTGGCGACGCTATCGATCCAGATCGTCCGCTTGCCCGTCAATTTGCCGGCCAGCAGGCAAAAAAGGCCGGGTGCGGCACCGGTCGAGATGATGACGTCGGGCCTGTGTTTGATGACGATGGAGAAGGCGGTGAAAAAGCACCGGATCGACATGGTAATCGAGTCGCGGCTGCAATCGGGAAGGACTAGTCCGCCCCGAATGTCGTATTTTGCAAGCAGTCCCGGGATGGTCGTTGCAAAGACGATATCGCAGCCATCGAATGCGCCGCGCATGGCCATCAGCTGTTCCCAGTGGCCGCCTCCCGACGAGGCAGCGAGAACCTTCAATTTTTTCTCAGTCATAAACAGGCATCTCCTATATTTGACCGATGGATAAGGGCGAAAACCGTTCTGTTCGAACAGCGATTGGGTCACGATAGTTCAGTAGAAGTGTACCATTTTTGGCCCGGTTGATTGAAGCCTTGATGTTCATGGACAGCCAATCTTTGTGATGTTTCAGCTCGAACATAATAACGCTCAGAACTCTTCCAAGGGCGCCTGCGTAAACAATATCAGAGAGCGGCATTGGGCTTGTATTCCTGGTATGCATGTCCGAGAATCCCATTAACCATGCCCGCGCCGCGTAAAACGTGGGTAAGGGCTCGCATGCCCCAATAGGGTGAAATCAAGATCGCCGGCAGCATGACCAGCCCAAGCACGACTCTCGTGGCGCCATAGGCCGCGCGATAGATCCGGCGCTTGAGGTTGCCATGCAGGACCTCGCTGACGGCGAAGGTATTGCCGAGCCGATATTGTCTTTGCAATACCCATTTCCAGGTCATCCGGCTGGCCGGAACGATATCATGGACAAGCGCCTTGTCAGCCCAGAAGATCTGCATGCCACGGCGGATGGCTTGGTTGAAGAAAAGGTAATCCGTGCCCCCGGTGAAGCGCATCTTCTCTTCGAAACGCAGATTCCATGAACGGATCAGGGGATAGTCGAACATGACGTTGTTCGATGCCGCATAAGCAATGCGTTGACCGTCCTTGTTCTTCTTGCGCTCGAACACCCTTGCCTTGATGAAATATTCCGGCGGGTTTTCGGGATAGACCGGTTGGACGGGGCCATAGACGCAATCGGCGCGGTTTTTCTCCCGTGTCTCCAGCATCGCATCCAGCCAGCCGTCGACCGGCCATTCGTCATCGTCGAGAAAGCAGAAGAGGTCAGTGCCTGGAGGTGCCGAATCCAGTGCGCGATTGCGGGCAAAGGGTATGCCCTGGTTTTGTTCGATGACGTAGATCAGGTCGTAGGCACCTGTTTGGCCAAAGCTCTCTACCGTGGCCCTTGCGCTGCCGGCCGCATCATTATCCACGACCACCATGGTGAGATGATAAGGGCGAGCCGGGTGCCTGACCTGGCGCGTCATGACGTCAAGCAGCTTGGCAATCCCGTCGAGGCGCCGATAGGTCAGCACACCAACGGCGATCTTCAGTGGTGCGACGCCTGCTTCTGTGCCGACGGATGAATGCGGAAAAGTCTCTTGCTGATTCATGACTGTCCTCTCCGCAGCATATTTCCCAAACGCTTGCGCGCCGCCATCAAGGCCACTTCGGTCGCTGCAGCATCGCCGAACGGACCGCCGGCCACCGTGTTGCGAGCTTCGCCCCGGAGCTTCAGAAGCGATGTCGTTTCGGCAATTCCACCGGCCACCAGGCTCTTACCGAGTGCCTGCAACCCGTCATAGCGGCGTGCCAGTTCCAGCCCAGTCGCGATCATGATCCGCGGGCGCAGTGTCTTTGCCCTGCTCGTGCCCGTGTAGCGGTTCGACTCATGAATGCGCTGAAACGTCAGCGGTGTTTCGACTATGGCGCCGCGACCCAGATAGGCGGCTGCAAACTTGATGTAATTGTCGCTGAGGACGACGTCTGTCGCGACGGACATCGGCAGTATCTGGGACAGCAGATTGCGGCGGAAGCTCAAGCCCGATGTCGGAACCGGAAGTGAGGGAAAGCCGCCCCTGCGAAGCGTGTCCCGCTTGTCGAACAGTGTCACTTGCAACTCTGCAGGAGGCTGGTCGCTTTCCTCGGTCGTCACCCGGTCGAAGCACCAGTCGATCTCGTTGCGATCGTAGATCTCGGCGATACGAGCAAGTTTGCCGGGCAGAAACGCATCATCGGCATCGAGGAGAAAGAGGATATCGCCGCTTGCGGCCGCAAAACCCGCATTGAAGCTCGATGCCTGGCCGCCATTTTCCTTCAATACGGTCAGGATCCGCTCGCCATAGGAAGCAAGAATCTCTTGGGAATCATCGGTGGAGCCATCGTCGACCACAATCACTTCGAAGTCGGGATAGACCTGCGAAAGAACACTGTCGATGCATGGGCGCAAATACCGGCCGTAATTGAAATTGTTGATAAGCACCGATATTTTCAATGCACGACCTCCTGCGCTAGTCGACCAGAATGATTTACCGCCGGTGCGTATCGGCGAAGTCCGGCGCGGTAGCCACGCATGTAATAGTACTTCCAGATGGCCCAGAACCGCTTCTTTGATCGCGGCAACGGATAAAGGAGGGCTGCCCGAACCGCCCAGTTGGCGCTCTCGATCCAGGTTCTTAAGGGGATTCCCCCGATCCTTATACCTTTTGGAATGTCCTCGGCGAAGAGCGCTGGCATTCCATAGCCAAGACGTTCCCCACGCTTCTGTACCCAAGCCTCTGTCACGCTAGAGGCTGGAATCCAATGATGAACAATGGCCTCGGCGCACCGATAGGTTTTCACGCCGCTTCGGGATAGGCGGCTGACAATTTCCGTATCCTCTCCCATTGCGAAAAGACCTCCTGGAAGCGGCCCGATATCTTCGCGGAATCGAACGTTGCTGCCAAGCAATTCGCGACGCACGGTCGTGTTCGGACCCCAAATTTTTGTCGGGTCGCATGGGCCACTGGATTCCTGGTCGGATATGGCGAAGGTTGACCCCATGGGAATCCAGTCCAACAGCGGATCCCCATGGGGATAATGCTCCCAATTTGGAAGAATTCGGCCGCCGATAACGCCGAAATCCGGGTTCGCCTCCGCGCATGCAGCGATCGAACTCAACCAGTTCGCATCTGCCTCGACGTCGTCGTCCGTAAAAACGATCAGCGCTCCTCGAGCTATCGCCAGAGCTGCGTTCATAGCTCCTGATTTGCCTGGGCGGGTATGATTAACAACAACAATTGGAAGCTTCTTTGCATATTGGTCGAGAAGCTCCTGTGTTTCGTCTTTACTGTTGTTGTTGACGGCAATCAGTTCCCATTGTTCGACTGGAAGGTTTTGCCCCAACATCGAATCCAGCATCTGTTGAAGCCGTCTGCTGGCGCCGTTGAAGGACGAAAAGATGACACTAATTCTCGGATCCGTCATCAAACCCACTCGCCTCCTGACGTGCGAAAATCCTGCCCGCTGCCTCCGCAGCTGGAGCACTTCCTGTCGATGCCGCGGTTTAGTGCTTTTGTCATTTGGCACCGACCTGAGAGTAGATCGTTTTATTCATCGTAGATCGCTGCTTGAGAAATTGGCGCAGGATCCCCTGTCTCACCGACTGCGCCCAGAGCAATTTGAAGCGAACGCCGCTTGGCGGAAATCTCTTGACGACGAAGCTGGCCGGCACCATCAGAAGCCATCTCAAGGCGCTAGCGATGGGCAGACCGCCAATTTTCGTTTTTCTGTCGAAGAGGTCCGGCCGAACGATAACCAAGCCCATGCCATAACGCTCGCCGCGCCGCAAAACCCAGCCTTCGTTCACATAGCCCTTCCTGACAATGTGCCGAACCCCGGGATGCCGCGAGTGAAAAGCCTTGGCTCCATTCTTCTCCAACCTGAGAGCGAAAGCAGTATCCTCACCCATGGGGAACTGAGCGACAGTGGCATCGGGGCCGAGGCCGTCGTGAACGATATAGCTGGATCCTAAAATGGAACGACGGAAGGCCGAATTCGGCCCCGATATCAATGCCGCTGAAATCGGCCCCTCGGGTAGACCGCCATTTAGCGCATAAAGAATCCCCAGATGCCCATACTTGACTAACCACGGTGCAGGCCTTTCCTCCCATTCGGGCGTGATTAAGCCGCCGAATATGGCAAACTGTGGCTGCTCATCTGCCAAGGTGAGAAACTGCTCGATCCAATCCGGCGCGGGAATGACGTCGTCATCGGTTAAAATGACGAGTTCGCCCTCCAGATGGCGGAAGCCCAAAGTCAATGCGTACTGCTTACCTTGTTTTGGCTCAAAATAAACTTCCAGCGGAAGCCGCTCCTTATAGGAATTCAAGACTGCTGCAGTGTCATCGCTGCTGTTGTTGTCGACCGCAACGATTTTCCATTCTTCCTTCGGTAAGGTTGAAGCGCACAGTGCGTCAAGCATCGTTGGCAGAGTCTTCTCGCCGTTATAAGTTGAGAACAGTATTGTAACCTTGACTTTGCTCATGTGATGCTCCGGACCTCATTTCGGTCGGGTCGCTTCCCTGTGCGATTCGGGTCACGCCTTTACCGATGTCTTGGGCCTGCGATAGAACGCTGTCGATGCGTGGGCGCAAATACTGCCATATATTTTTGATGAGCACCGAGAGTTTCAAATTACTGCCTCCTATGCAATCGATTACTGCGTCATCGTCTGAGAAACGTATCGGCGAATGCCGGCGCGATAGCCACGCATGTAATAATATTTCCAGATCGCCCAGAAACGTTTCTTCGATCGCGGCAGGAGATAAAGCATTGCTGCCCGGAAGGCCCATTGTGCGCTTTCGATCCAGGTCGGAAGCGGAACTCCGCTTAACCTCACCCCTCCAGGCACCTCGTCGGGAAAGAGCGCGGGCATGCCGTAGCCAAGCCGCTCACCTCTTTTCTGTACCCAATCCTCCGTCACGCTCGATGCCGGAATCCAATGATGGACCACGGCCTCGGCGCATCGATAGGACTTGGCGCCATTGGCCGCCAGGCGAATGATGATTTCCGCATCTTCACCCATGGCGAAAATCTTTCCGGGAAGAGGACCGATATCTTCGCGGTAGCGCACGCTTGTTCCGAGCAGCTCTCGCCGGACGATCGTGTTCGGGCCCCAGACTTTCGTCGGGTCACACGGTCCGCTTTGGGTGTCATCGACTATCGCAAAGGTGGATCCCATCGG
The nucleotide sequence above comes from Rhizobium indicum. Encoded proteins:
- a CDS encoding SGNH/GDSL hydrolase family protein, whose amino-acid sequence is MICLQFWRAVPTERRPAYGLVLFLACLVMLSAVRNGYADSPVPLKIVAFGTSLTARGGWQPALETELAACLQKPVKVESVAKSGETSLWALTQIDRVVAEQPDIILIELYANDATLHRFVSLAQSRKNIGDILDQLQKRLPQARIIVMAMNPFSGLRGLIRPFVDSYVSAHQAEAQKRGLEFVDHRPNWERLTPDDLATAIPDGAHPLPDIASKIIAPELVKRIAGNNCGE
- a CDS encoding glycosyltransferase translates to MILVTVGTQLPFDRLVKAVDTFANELSKPVLAQIGKGTYTPQNMKWIKNIEPKDFDNVFRDASVIVSHAGIGTVLTAKRFGKPIILVPRQAALGEHRNDHQLATVSQLVGRPGIYVAHTDDDLRNYLLEELDSPSHEDSSEAGRASLVTYLKNYITAV
- a CDS encoding glucuronosyltransferase; translated protein: MTEKKLKVLAASSGGGHWEQLMAMRGAFDGCDIVFATTIPGLLAKYDIRGGLVLPDCSRDSITMSIRCFFTAFSIVIKHRPDVIISTGAAPGLFCLLAGKLTGKRTIWIDSVANVEKLSLSGKLAGHIATLWLTQWQHLSRPDGPHYAGAVL
- a CDS encoding glycosyltransferase family A protein, with translation MNQQETFPHSSVGTEAGVAPLKIAVGVLTYRRLDGIAKLLDVMTRQVRHPARPYHLTMVVVDNDAAGSARATVESFGQTGAYDLIYVIEQNQGIPFARNRALDSAPPGTDLFCFLDDDEWPVDGWLDAMLETREKNRADCVYGPVQPVYPENPPEYFIKARVFERKKNKDGQRIAYAASNNVMFDYPLIRSWNLRFEEKMRFTGGTDYLFFNQAIRRGMQIFWADKALVHDIVPASRMTWKWVLQRQYRLGNTFAVSEVLHGNLKRRIYRAAYGATRVVLGLVMLPAILISPYWGMRALTHVLRGAGMVNGILGHAYQEYKPNAAL
- a CDS encoding glycosyltransferase family 2 protein, producing the protein MKISVLINNFNYGRYLRPCIDSVLSQVYPDFEVIVVDDGSTDDSQEILASYGERILTVLKENGGQASSFNAGFAAASGDILFLLDADDAFLPGKLARIAEIYDRNEIDWCFDRVTTEESDQPPAELQVTLFDKRDTLRRGGFPSLPVPTSGLSFRRNLLSQILPMSVATDVVLSDNYIKFAAAYLGRGAIVETPLTFQRIHESNRYTGTSRAKTLRPRIMIATGLELARRYDGLQALGKSLVAGGIAETTSLLKLRGEARNTVAGGPFGDAAATEVALMAARKRLGNMLRRGQS
- a CDS encoding glycosyltransferase; the encoded protein is MTDPRISVIFSSFNGASRRLQQMLDSMLGQNLPVEQWELIAVNNNSKDETQELLDQYAKKLPIVVVNHTRPGKSGAMNAALAIARGALIVFTDDDVEADANWLSSIAACAEANPDFGVIGGRILPNWEHYPHGDPLLDWIPMGSTFAISDQESSGPCDPTKIWGPNTTVRRELLGSNVRFREDIGPLPGGLFAMGEDTEIVSRLSRSGVKTYRCAEAIVHHWIPASSVTEAWVQKRGERLGYGMPALFAEDIPKGIRIGGIPLRTWIESANWAVRAALLYPLPRSKKRFWAIWKYYYMRGYRAGLRRYAPAVNHSGRLAQEVVH
- a CDS encoding glycosyltransferase; translated protein: MSKVKVTILFSTYNGEKTLPTMLDALCASTLPKEEWKIVAVDNNSSDDTAAVLNSYKERLPLEVYFEPKQGKQYALTLGFRHLEGELVILTDDDVIPAPDWIEQFLTLADEQPQFAIFGGLITPEWEERPAPWLVKYGHLGILYALNGGLPEGPISAALISGPNSAFRRSILGSSYIVHDGLGPDATVAQFPMGEDTAFALRLEKNGAKAFHSRHPGVRHIVRKGYVNEGWVLRRGERYGMGLVIVRPDLFDRKTKIGGLPIASALRWLLMVPASFVVKRFPPSGVRFKLLWAQSVRQGILRQFLKQRSTMNKTIYSQVGAK
- a CDS encoding glycosyltransferase; the protein is MSDLLVSVLFSSYNGASRRLRHTLDSLVRQELPHDRWELIAVDNNSNDGTFDLLETYSDKLPITILQQRKPGKSGALNMALDRVKGDLVVFTDDDVRAEPNWLKAIVDCAAAHPSYGVFGGRIVPEWEKEPKDRFIEWIPMGSTFAIVDDTQSGPCDPTKVWGPNTIVRRELLGTSVRYREDIGPLPGKIFAMGEDAEIIIRLAANGAKSYRCAEAVVHHWIPASSVTEDWVQKRGERLGYGMPALFPDEVPGGVRLSGVPLPTWIESAQWAFRAAMLYLLPRSKKRFWAIWKYYYMRGYRAGIRRYVSQTMTQ